The Helicoverpa zea isolate HzStark_Cry1AcR chromosome 2, ilHelZeax1.1, whole genome shotgun sequence DNA window tggagaggcctatgtccagcagtggactgctataggctgatgatgatgatgatgatgatgatgtatcaTAATTTATGCTTAGACTTAAGTatatacaaaaagaaaactagcTATCAACTCCAATAAAAAAGTGTTCCACCTGACTGTCTTGCAGCAATAAAAAACTATCTAATTTCGCAGCGATAGATCGAACACGGGAGATCTTGTTTCAATAATGTATCGGTCAATTATCTGTTAATGCTCCACCGCTTTTCAGATCTGCGCGCCTGGTACCTGAGCGGAATACTGCAgaacttttattaattatttaaaggcGTTTATTTGAACTAAGTATATCGTTATTTCTATTTATCACCTTTACTTCAAATGCTGAGATTTAAAAAGAGAATACACCTAATGTTTTAGATAAAGATGGAATGCCGTCTTGAGAAGATAATTTATTAGAGTAGGCCTAGGTTATCGATATTCAAATGTGCTTTATGAATATCGATCAAGGTTAAGAGCAATCTCAAGTTTCCTTGAGCATGAGTAGGTGCTAAATGTTCACAGTAATGTTTTGACCTCAAGCATAAGTGCTAAGTTCTTAACTTCCAAGAGCCTCGAACACTCTCAGTACTGAACCAACGAGGCAACGTGTCGATGAAGTTtaaaattttttgttttatgtacaaATTCAACTTTCGAACAAGTCATTACAAGCAATGATTGCAAAAGTCATGGAAGGAATCGAAATTAAAGGTACTCATTATCTTAATGTTATCTTACATCGGACATTTCATACGTCTTCCATTGAAAGACGTGACGAGATAGTACGAACTACCCACATCTCACGCACAGATAAAAGATACAGAGATAATTGACTGGCAATTACGTCACATCTCTTAAACAGATATAATTAATCGTAtataagaagaaataaaagaatattgtaCAGATTTTCAAGATGGCGATAGCCATAATTTATTGTACGTTGCTGCTATTATATCtacaggtaaatatttttttgtgttcatattatatttgtgtgtgtgtgtgtgagtgtgtatcTATCTAAAATCGGGATTTGTTTTTCCAGGGGAATAGTGCACAACAATGTTTGCATAATAATCAAAATGTAGGCGTAAACAACGCCATCGGGTTCCAACAACCATTGCAAAGGACGAATACAGCGAATAACATAAACCAAACCCCAAATGGAGGATTTAACATCAATTTTCCAGTGCAACCCAATATGCAACAAGGCAATTTGCAACAAGCCAGCTGCGCGAATTTGCAGGGGAATATACAGCCATCATTGAGTCTCCAAGCTAATTTACAGTCACAGGCCGGGTCAGGGCCACTACCTAATGTCCAGTTTGTCAAACAAGGATCAGTTCAGTTGTCTCCCGGCTTTGGACCCAATCAGGCAAAATCACAATCAAGCACGGCGCAGTTAAATACTGGTTGTCGACAAAATCAAATTTCGCAACAGCAAAACGTGGCTACTATTTCAAATGTACCAACGTCAGTTACACAAAACGCTCCGTTCGCATCTAATGCACTTGCGGAATTAGCAGCTCTGAAAGGCCATCCTTCATTATTGTCACTTTTTACCGCGCAAAGTAACGCTCAGCCGCAACAGAACCAACAAATGGCTAATTTTAATCCATCGCAAAACCAATTATCGGACGTGCAAAAACAATTTTTGGTTCGTGCTCTTCAGTCACAAACTTCTGGACAAAATCAACCTTCTGTGAATTTCGGAGGACCTCAAACACAGTTCAAAATAGGCGCTGCAGATAATCGACCAACTGTCACCTTCCAATCTTCACCTGTTTCGCAGCAGCAGCCCCAGGCCATAGTGACTCCAATAGCCAGCCAACAACCTTATATAACAGTCCAAGCTCAACCATTAACAACTTATCTTCAAAATCAACAACCACAAGTTATAGAGGAACCGTCATTAATGTCACTCATTTTATCAGAACTCCAGCCCACCCAGGAAACCCAGTATCCAGTGTACCCGCCGTACCCAGTACAAAAAGAGTCGAAATCAAATCTGAAATCGTTGATCCCGTTGATAATAAATTTACTCAAAGAGAAAAATAACTGTGGCTGCCGGAATTGTGGGTGTCCGAATACCGGATGTGGTGGTGTGAACAATACGCCTGAACCAACTATATTTGGAGGATACGCGAATCAAATGAATTATAGTCAAGGGACGGTAGAAACGCCTACGAAAACTACTACAAAAGAAAGTAAGGTTGAAGAAgtgaaaaataagaataaaaaagaacgaaaaaaattaaagaagaatGATGTAAAGGTTGAGAGTGAAGAGGCTTCTGAAGAAAATGATTCAGAGTATGAAGACGATAGCgaagaaaattaaacataagtagaaaataaaatataaggtaCTAATTGGTTACTGATAGAAAAAATGTGATAGTTCATACATAATAGAATGTAAACctaaaattaagtatttatttgcatttataatacaaTTGGAATAAGACTTTGAATAATTTTTGCAATCGATGTTTTATTGCTGAACAATTTGGTGTTAAAGCAAGATTAACCAGCCTTTTGAGTTTTAATGAATTGGCCTTTATTCCCGCGAGATTCCGAAAACGGAATACCAGGTGTATTTGCACTTCGTCGAAATATTAATCTGTATCGCAGCGATTCTATTCATCAGCTATATTGCAGCATTACAAACCATATAGTATTGTATTATCGAGCACTTTAATATATTAGCATTTGTAATAGCAATAGCCATAGTTTAATGGAACCATTATGAAGTGACATGCACACATGTGACCAGCTTGGGCCATagagttaaaaaatatgaatcatAACATTGAAACATTGTCATGCACAACCTGTTTACTCGCAATTAATCAGACTATTGTGGTCGGTTTAATAGTTAGCGCTAAACGACCATTTTAGAATTCTGATTCTATTATTTTAACCGCACTCTGCTGTTGTTATTCAAAcacattttcattaaaacaatttgCCAATTTCATTAATGACCCATGTAAATTGTCCATGTACAATTTTAGTTTACAAACACGTACCTACTGGAATGACATTTGCTAAGTGACTAACAACGTCATCTCACAGCGTAGAAGCTGGAAATTATCCTCTAAATTGAAACGTAACAAATATAAGTCAGGTTAAAACTACACACAAAGCAGTAGATAAAAGTTCAAACGTAGTTTCTACGCAGCATGATCCTAAGTTTTCCAACACAGCTGCTACTAAGGGCGTAGTATCAAACCAATTAATTAAAGCCGCTGAAGATTGTGAATTAAGCAATCATGCAGGTGACTCACGTCTTCAGTATGGCCACACATCCACCTGTTCTCTATCTCTGACGTTAATAAAAATACCAACAAAGACTGTACTAAAACAAAGGATTATTTTGTAGGTCAGTTTGGTATAAATTCTGTGTGTAATGTCATGAACATCATAATACCTACAATGGTGTCGACAAGATTCATTATTCTTCTCTCAGTCGTCGTCGCTTTTAATGTGagttttgaatttattagtcTCATTTCTAGCATAGTTTGTGGCTGTTAGAGTAATAATCAGATTGTTTGCATAATCACTTTAAAGAGAAATGCCTGAGCCTGGGTTTACATTGACAAAGATAACATTTTCCTTAAATGAAGAATGTATCACTCTTTCCTAGATTTTGCGTctgaattaaattgaaaattgagCAAAGCCTTTGTTATAATTCTCGGTTAAGTTAATCTTTTATATTTGACCCCAAATAAATAAAGGCGTAGTTGATATCCTCCTGTACTAGGTTATTGACCCCTTATCCCAGAGGACTCGACCCGAAATATGAAGTTGAAGCATGATAAACAAAAGTCAGcccaatattttgttttgttaatttgttttactTGATCAGTCTTCAATTAAGAGTACCTACCCACCCAcacacagcagactaaacagtcggccgacagttgacctgatggttggcaatttttttttaagaacaacTTGATTCATATCCATGTTTTCAGTCGTTCTGTTACCTTcttctttgtaatgtgcgtactttCTTTCATTGCATACTGagttatgagcccaaacaaactatcagccgactaaaagttagaAATATATCAATATAATCTTAGAAgtattacattatattcttaGAGGATGTTTATGAAGATCTTTTCAACACGTATTCGCAAGGTGTAGCAAAGATCCGTGATGCGTTGACAGCATGTCCAGTTGACAAGGCGAGAACAGTTTGAGAATGACATATTACTGCGTGATGTCATCTCTATTCGCCTTTGCAACTACATCTTCTTCAATCTTAATACATCGTAGTGTACTGAGCTAGATAATGTACTATTTACAAAGCAAGGGCGTATAGtacataatttgtaaaaaaaaaaaatattttttgggttctTATTATTGGGTAATGGGCGCAGTGCTTTCTTAATAACCCAGTGTACACCAGAAAAGTTGCCAGTTGAAGCATGCAAATCTAAAATTATTTCGATTATATTGATTCCTTCCTCAGTATTTTTTGCTGTATAAAAGCTTAAAATATGCTTGTTTAAAGAAGAATCCTTAGAGAATACGAGACAAAGTTATTACCCTATTATATTCCACACGTGTATGTAGGTGTGTTCAATGGATTGTAGACAATGCAAATCCTTAGATATTTGTTAGAAATCGCTCGAAGCTTTCTCAAGAGCGTTGCCGTACAGGTCAATAGAAccttttagtttttattgttccATTTTATTGTCATGGACTTACTATGAGATCTTCGTTTCGAATACCTGGTTGCATTCTTTTcaagacaatattttatttttcaaatggtCTCAATGCAAAACTactcaaaatattaaacaaactaTATAATGGTCTTGGTACTTGGTCAGATTAATTCCTCCTTCCTTAAATTCGGATACCTGATAACGATGTCACACTTCCCAATAGGTCATTCACAAGCTCCTTACACTGTAAGGCTTTGAACACACTGCAAGCATCATCTAATGACATTAGTCGAAATCGGCTTATCATCGGATTAGAGCGCAGTGACCGGGCCGGCCCGTGGGGCTGTGACCTCAGCACTATTGTTTTAAGCAGACGAAGCGAATACAtggacatattatattatatcgtCACGGTTGTCACGTGAAGCATCAGCTGAATTCAAAGCATGTCTCGTTTTGGTAACTTGAGAGTCACTGCGTGTTTGTAGGACCGTTAGGTTTGCGGTGATGGTtgaaacattgttttgttttgtacgCATATGTCACATAATATCATAAGCACTTTCATATAAAGCAAAAAGCCTAAATATCCACCATTGCAGACGattaactcaactaattttgatAGATATGAATAGGAAATCTTATTCTGTAATAGATTTAATTTGTTTGCAGTTAACCGCAGtttcttaaaacataatattttttacaggtGGCGAACGCAAATCCTTCCGGCTACCCAGGCTGCAATGGAGGATGCAGAGGAGGATGCAACGGCCCAATCGTGACATATGGCCCACCTTCCTATGGCGGTACCTATGGTCCACCCGGTCCCTATGGTCCCCCCGGTCCTTATGGCCCACCGGGACCATATGGCCCATACTCGGCACCTCCAGGGCCACCAATCATAATCGACGATGACGACAGTTCAATTGAAAAATGGCTACCTTTGTTCCTGATCTTGTGTTCATAGTGTATTTATATGGAGAAGAAACCTGAGCCCTGATCTGCTATTATGAATAAGATAATATATGGTGACATTCTGCTACCATTCTGACGGCTCAGATACTTATGCAAAAGTTTGATGTAATAGAGAATCAGACTTCTGATTCCTGAATAGGATCCCACGTCACGTGCGGCGGTTTAGCTAATTGTTAACCGaattacattttcaataaagatttgttattattgaatgtttgtCGTTTTTCTTGCCTTCCACTATACTTAAGTTTGAAATATGGTTCAAAAACAATTTCACATAGTAAAATATAAAGCTGGTCTGGTCAACTAAAATGTTCTTTGACATCAAACATTTGACAATGAGATAAAGAATAACTAAAGCAGGAACGCTACTCAAGTAATTTGGAACCTTTTGATGTCTTGTATGgcgttatttacattataactGTGTTCCTTAAATCTGCATAGCTGCCAAGCTATACTAGACATAAATGATTACCTACTGATACGCAGATAGGCATAGACACAACAACAATCTTGAAATCTACGACCAGAGTTAACATATCAATATCCCTTACATAATACTACGTGCGACAAGTAATCGATGTTAAGTAATTTTGGGAGCTCGATAAGCAAATAGTTTCTTGTAATTTCTAAGAAATATTACTAAAATCACTGATATTGTTACAAGATGGTCGTATAAAAGCCTTGTTGATTATTGTCGCGAAATTATAAACGTTTACAATGGCTTCCGTAGCGTGGCTCGCTTGCCTTGTGGTTTTCTCCAACGTAAGAATCTCatatataatcttttttttaaattcctataAGTTCTTGATATctatattcttttgttttggcACATGATTGTTCCATTACTAGATATGGAAGTTCTATTCAGATAACTTCAATGTGCAAAATCAAGATAATTTTACCGATAACAAcgattcattcattcattctcaTCATATTTTCTACTTTCTGTGTGTCTCCATAGGGTTCAAAATATCTTGAATATTCCAGGTGATCCTGATCCAAGCCCAATTTGGGGGCTTCGGAGCGCCAGGATGCGGTGGTTATGGAGCTCCTCCACCATACCCCATCGTGGTGAGATCCAACAATGATGATGACAGCTTCAAGCACATCCTGCCGATCCTCCTCCTCCTGCTCTGTGACGGAGGTTACGGAGGCTACGGTGGTTACGGCGGTGGCTTTGGAGGCGGTTGCGGGGGCGGCTGCGGTGGCGgttgcggcggcggcggtggcaACTGCTGCCAAAACATCCCCATTCCCTACCCCATCCCGATCCCCATTAACAGCCCTGTTATCAACAGCTGCCCATAAGTCTACTGTTGTTCCATATGCCATAGAGAGATCATCGTCTTACCAGCCTTCTGCAGTTCACTGCTGATCCTCAATGAGTGCCAACTATCTGACTCATGACGATTTACGTGGCAAACAGTTTTAATAGCATTTATCACCCTTTTGTGTTACAATAGTTTGCTTTCTTAATAAGGAGTTTTTTCttgacatgtatgtatgtatattatgttacttaataaataactaaatcactatttcttgttttatttgctttgtcAACCTGACTATGGGACATGTCTtcatacttatattaaaaagaaattattgCAGGACTCTATGGAATTTTATAAACTGAATTAAGAAATTATGTTACTGCGAAACTATTGTTACCAATATGTATATCTTTTACATACGTGTCAAAGGTAAGTTAGGGGGTTACATCATGAACTTAGTAACCGAGTTCGGTTTAGAAACACGCGGTATATATAGgctactcaaaatattttttaatcatacAACCTTCAAAATGGGTTTTAAGAACCTTCTTGTGTTTAGCGCAATTTTCCTGCTATGGAAG harbors:
- the LOC124643501 gene encoding uncharacterized protein LOC124643501, translating into MAIAIIYCTLLLLYLQGNSAQQCLHNNQNVGVNNAIGFQQPLQRTNTANNINQTPNGGFNINFPVQPNMQQGNLQQASCANLQGNIQPSLSLQANLQSQAGSGPLPNVQFVKQGSVQLSPGFGPNQAKSQSSTAQLNTGCRQNQISQQQNVATISNVPTSVTQNAPFASNALAELAALKGHPSLLSLFTAQSNAQPQQNQQMANFNPSQNQLSDVQKQFLVRALQSQTSGQNQPSVNFGGPQTQFKIGAADNRPTVTFQSSPVSQQQPQAIVTPIASQQPYITVQAQPLTTYLQNQQPQVIEEPSLMSLILSELQPTQETQYPVYPPYPVQKESKSNLKSLIPLIINLLKEKNNCGCRNCGCPNTGCGGVNNTPEPTIFGGYANQMNYSQGTVETPTKTTTKESKVEEVKNKNKKERKKLKKNDVKVESEEASEENDSEYEDDSEEN
- the LOC124643535 gene encoding glycine-rich cell wall structural protein 1-like gives rise to the protein MASVAWLACLVVFSNVILIQAQFGGFGAPGCGGYGAPPPYPIVVRSNNDDDSFKHILPILLLLLCDGGYGGYGGYGGGFGGGCGGGCGGGCGGGGGNCCQNIPIPYPIPIPINSPVINSCP